Below is a genomic region from Sneathia vaginalis.
AGTAGCACATCTAGTTTTAAAAGATAGTAAGAAGGATGTATTTATTGTAGTAAATCATTTGAAATCAAAGAGATTTGATGACAAGATTTATTCTAAAAATCAACCAGTTAAGAGAAAATCTGAAGACTTAAGAATACCTGAAGGTAAATATGTTGGACAATTCTTGAAAGAAATTAATAAGCAAAAACCTAATGCAATAATATTATCAATGGGAGATATGAATGACTTTGAATTTTCACCAACACTAAAGGCTATGAAAACAAACTTAATGGTAAGTGCTGTTGAAAGTTTACCTAAAAACCAAAGACACACATATGTTTATCAAGGAAATTCACAAGTATTAGATAATCTATTAGTTAACAAAAAATATGCAAAAGGGATGAAAGTTGATATTTTAAATATTAATTCAGAGTTCACAATATCACAAGGATACTTTAGTGATCATGATCCTGTATATATGCAAATTAATGTAAAATAGGTAGAAATATGAAAAAGATAATTTTAATTTTAATTACATTTTGTTTTTTACTTTGTTCCTGTGATAGAATGAGTTTTGAACCAAATTCTTCATATATACAAACAGTAAAAAAAATACAAATTAATTCTAGAAGTATTGAAGATATATTACAATGTATGTTTACTGAACTTACAACAGGTTCGGATGTTTTAATTGACAAAGATGCTATGAAGTGGGAAGTAGAAGGAAAAACTAAAACTGGAAGAGTTGTTGTTTGTAGTTATATGGGAATAAAGGTTGTAATACCAACAGAAATTGATGGAGACTATATTGAAGTTAATTCAAATAATGCTTATTACACAATTGATGGAGTAGAGAAGAAAGATATAAATATTCTTTTGTATAGATGGGATATAAGCAACAGAAAATATATTGATACTTTGAGAAAAATTAAAATTGACGGTAAGCCAATAGGAAAAATTGTGGTATTTCTATTTACCGAATTAACAACAAAATATCCTGATTGTAATCTAATTAATGAAAGAGATATAAAGTGGGAGGTAAAAGAAGTATCCAATGAAGGAAGAACTGTTACTTGTACTTACAAGAATATACAAGTTGTAATACCATCATTACTTTCTAAAGATAATATTAATGTATCACCATGGGATGCGTATTATACAATAAATGGTGAAAGACAAGACAATACAGAAACTTTGTCGTTTGAATGGGAGAAAGACCATTTAATAAGAGAAGGAACAAAAGAAATTTTAAATGGATTAGGTCCAGATGATGAGATTAGTACTAGACCAAGTACAGTATATAACGGGGATTCTGAATAGAAAGGGTGCACTATTTAGATATCCAAACTAAGGAATTTTCTAAGGATTGAAAAATTCGGCATAGTCGTTAAATATCGGCTATGCCGTTTTTGCAAAATAAAATAAAAAAATTCATAAATTTATACTATAATTTTGCTATATTTTTGAAAGTGATAAAGGAGATGCAAATGATACTTCCAGAATAAATAAAAAGACTCAGAATACGCTGTTTTCTAACACAGGAAGATTTTGCTAAGAAATTAGGTGTGGCATTTTCTACTGTGAATCGTTGGGAACAAGGCAAATCAAAATCGAACCTTGTTGCGATAAAAAGAACGCATGGCTAGACTATAAAGTTGGAGGGAAAAATAATGGTTGATACAAAGAAAGAACAGGAACGTGATGAAATCCATCGAGCAATATGGGCAATTGCAGATGAACTGCGTGGTGCTGTTGATGGATGGGATTTTAAGAATTATGTTCTTGGCACAATGTTCTATCGCTATATATCAGAAAATCTGACAAGCTATATTAATAATGGAGAAATTGAAGCAGGAAACACAGATTTTGATTTTGCACAGATGTCAGATGAAGATGCTGAAGAAGCAAGAGAAGGACTTGTAGAAGAAAAAGGATTTTTCATTCTTCCAAGCGAACTCTTTGCTAATATAAATAGGTTTATGAATTTTGAACTAAATATTCATATTATTAATTTTTTTATTAAAAGGCTAAGCAGCATTAAAAATAGTGAATGAGATGATTCAATATTAGATAAATAATCTTTGTTCGATCTAATCTTATGTATATACAATCTTCGTAGTTTGAGTGTATATCAATCAGCATACTTGATAAAATCCGAATATTATAGTATACTACAGCTAATATTAAAAGGAAAGGTGGGAAAATTGTGAAGTTATTTCTTCAAATGTCTCCATCGGTAACTGCCAAGGCACAATGTGTTTGCAGTCAATTTTTGATTGTCTAAAAAATTAAACATTTTGAAAGGAGAAATAATGGGAACAATAGTATCCGCTTTATTAGTTTTTGTCTCTACATCAATTGACTATTTAGTTGTTTTAACTATTTTATTCGCCAGTCAAGGCAAGAAAGGTTTGAAATCAATTTATGCAGGACAGTATTTAGGTACAGGACTACTTGTACTTGCTAGTCTTATTGCCGCTTACTTTTTAAATTTTATTCCACAAGATTGGATAATCGGTCTCCTTGGTCTAATTCCAATAGGTCTTGGTATAAGATCAATTTTTGTGGATGAAGATATTGATGAAGAAGACATCGAGGGAAAAATTACCAGAGATGGATCAAAAATCTTAGTATTTACAAGTTTAACAGTGGCAATGGGTGGAGATAATTTAGGAATTTATATACCCTATTTTACAGGAAAGAGTTTGATTGAGATTAGTATAAGTTTAATAATATTTGCGTTAGGAATTTTGATTCTATGCAAATTATCTCAAAATCTCGCCTCAATTTCTGCTATCGGAGAGATTGTAGAAAAGTATGAAAAAATAATTGTACCAGTCGTGTTTATTGGGCTCGGTCTCTATATATTGATTGAAAATGGAACGATTAATTATTTCATATCCCTAATCACAAGTTAATAGTTATTTTTATATTTCAGACCTATTAAAGGAAATATTAAGCAAATTTAGATTTAGAGATAATTTAAAACATAAGAAATATACTTATGGATATATTCTCACATACAACGCTTACTTAAAATATTAAAATTTATGCATACTGACCACTCAAGCCACGTTGAGACGGTGGCGTTATTGTCCAAACTAAACACTGAACATCATTTAGATATAGAAATAGCTGAAGATGAATTATCTGAAATTGACTTTTCAAAAGATGCAACTTATAGAGAAATTAAAAAGTATGTGTTAGATAAATATGGGTTAAAAGTTTCAAGCCTATATATTGCACAAGTAAAAAGGAAATCCTTATTACAATCAACAAGGCTATTGATGCCAGTCCTGAACTTCGCAGCAAGAAAGCACTCATTGAAACTTTTATCTCAAGAATTAACGAAGTGGAAGATATCATGACTGAATGGCACGATTACGTGATGGCGACATCAAGATTACAGGAACTGACATTGATAAGTTGATGCCTCCTGTTTCACGATTCGGTGGTAGCAAATTAAAGACATTCTTTGAGAAGTATTTTGGTATTGGTGGATCTGCATCATTAACAGAGGAACCACAGCCATTTACTTATAACACAACATCTGGACCTACCTTAATGGTTGCTGAGGATAAAGAGCCGTATAATACAAAATAATAAATAGTTCTAAGGTCGCAAATCACGACTTTTTGAAAAATAAAATGATCACACCAGAGTAAATCAATACTCTAGTGTGGTCGTTCTTTTTTTTGTACATATATTTAACTAAATATTAAAATATGATATAATTAAAATGATTGTACAAAGGAAGGTGATATTTTAGTGATGAAAAGAGTGGCAATAGTTTTAGCTAAAAGAACAGCAATAGGAGGTTACAAAAAAAGCTTTTTAGATAAAAATATTGTTGATGTTGCAACGAAATTAGTAACAAAAAGTATAGATAAAAAAATATTAAATAAAGTGGATGAAGTAATAATGGGTATGGTAATGCAATCAGGATATGGTCAAAATGTTGCAAGGCAGATATCAATTAATTCAGGTATACCAATACAAGCTAGTTCATATACTGTAAATATGGTGTGTGGATCTGGTATGAAAGCTGTAGAATTAGGTGCTAATTCAATACTTTTAGGTAAGAGTAAAATAGTTTTAGTTGGTGGACTAGAGAATATGAGTAATGTTGATTATTCTTTGTTACTTCGTGATGGACTAACTGATGTATTCAATGATTATCATATGGGGAAAACAGCAGAAAATGTAGCTAAAAAATACAATATCACAAGAAAAGACTGTGATGAATTTTCATTAAATAGTACAAAAAAAGCTATAGAAAATATAGATAAACTAAAAGAAGAAATAGTAGAATTAGAATATATTAATAGTGACGAACATATACGTCTAGATCAAAGCATAGAAAAATTATCTAGACTAAAGCCAGCATTTTTGGAGAATGGAGTAGTTACAGCAGGTAATGCAACAGGTCTAAATGATGGTGTTGCAATACTTCTTTTAATGGAAGAAAAAACTGCAAAAGAGTTTAACTTAGAAATTTTAGGATATATTAAAAATATTAAAAGTGTAGGACTAGACCCAGCATATATGGGACTTGGTCCAGTAGAAGCTATAAAGAAGACACTAGAAGAAGAAAAATTATCTAGTTCTAGTATAGACTTATTCGAAATAAATGAGGCGTTTGCTAGTCAGGTAATAGCATGTATAAGAGAATTAAAGATAGATGAGAAAAAGGTGAACGTAAATGGAGGTGCACTTGCTCTTGGACATCCTATAGGTGCAAGTGGTGCTAGAATAATAGTAACATTAATAAATGAAATGAAGAGAAGAAATTCTAAAAGAGGAATAGCCAGTCTTTGTGTTGGTGGAGGACAAGGGTTATGTACATTAATTGAAAGGGATAATTAGAATGAAAATTGGTATTGATAAGATGGGTATATATATACCTAGATATTATTTGGATATAAGGGACTTGGCTAAAGAACGTAATATAGATCCAGATAAGTTTGTAATAGGTCTTGGTCAAAGCAAGATGTCTGTTAATCCCATTAGTCAGGATATAGTGACATTTGGAGTTTTAGCAGCAGATAAGATATTAACAGATGAAGATAAGAAAAAAATAGATATGTTAATAGTTGGAACGGAAACAGGAGTAGACCAATCAAAATCTGCTAGTGCATTTATGCATTCTATACTTGGTATAAACGAATATTGTAGAAGTATAGAAATAAAGCAAGCATGTTATGGTGCAACAGCTGCCCTACAAGTAGCAAAAAATCATATACTAGTAAATCCAGATAGTAAAGTTTTGGTAATAGCAAGTGATATTGCAAAATATGGAATAAATACTAGTGGTGAATCAACACAAGGATGTGGAGCTGTAGCTATGCTTGTATCGAGAGATCCAAAGATGCTAGAAATATCTAATGAGTCTGTATGCTATACAAAAGATGTTATGGACTTTTTTAGACCAAATAATTCTACTTATGCCATAGCTAATGGTAAATTATCTACTAATACTTACCTTGAATCTTTAGAAAAAGTATATTATGAATTTTCTAATAGATTTGGTGAAAAGGATTTTAGTGCAATTTGTTTCCATATACCATATCCTAAATTAGGATTAAAGGGATTAAAAGAGATAAAAAGAGAAGACTTGTTGGAAGAATTTAATAATTCAATAATGTATAACAAAGAAATAGGGAATATTTATACAGGTTCACTATTCTTAAGTCTAATTTCATTATTAGAAAACAGTAAAAAAATTAAAGCTAACGACTTAATAGGTCTATATAGCTACGGTTCAGGAGCAGTCAGTGAATTTTTCACTATGAAGGTAGTTGAAGGATACGAAAAACACTTAAGTATAAAAGAAAATCAAAAGATGTTGGAAAATAGGGTTAAACTTAGTGTTAGTGAATATGAAGAAATGTTTTTTTCTAAAATAGAGCATGAAAAAGAAATAGAAAATAAAGAAGGAGAAGATGTATACCTAAAGGGTATATTTAACAATGAAAGAACATATGCTAGAAAAATTTAAAAAATACTATAACAAATCAAGAGAAGAAAGAATAGATATTTTAAAAGACTTAGGTTTATGTGAAGAGTCATATAAAGATCTTTTGAATACTAAAGTTATGGATAATAGTCTTGCAACAAGGCTAGTAGAAAATCAAATAAGTATACTAGGGCTACCATTGGGACTTGCAACAAACTTTGTAATTAACGGTAAAGAGTATGTAATACCTATGGCTATAGAAGAGCCATCAGTAATAGCAGCAGCTAGTAATGCAGCAAAAATACTTGGTAATATTACTTGTACATCATATGGCAGACAAACAATAGGACAAATTGCTCTATATGACGTAAAAAAAGATGAAAGTATAATATATGAGAATAAAGATAAAATACTTGCGATTGCAAATAGTACTAATTTAAAATTAGTAGAACTTGGTGCAGGAGCAAAAGATTTAAAGGTAGAAAAAAAAGGTGAGTTTACTATACTCTACCTTTATGTAGATACATTAGATGCAATGGGAGCAAATACTGTAGATACCATGCTAGAAGCAATAGCACCAATAGTAGAAGCAATGTTAGAAGCTAAAAAATTAATGAGTATATTATCAAACTATGCAACAAGTGCGTTAATTAGTGCAAGAGTGAAGTTAGAAGTAGAAAAAGAATTTGGTGATAGAATTAGTCTTGCTTGTAAGCTAGCAAATGTTGATGTGTACAGGGCTGTAACGAATAATAAGGGGATATTTAATGGAATAGATGCACTAGCTCTTGCAACTGGTAATGATACAAGAGCTATAGAAGCAGCAGGACATGCATATGCAACAAGAACAGGTAAGTATAGATCATTAACAAATTGGCATATGGAAGATAATATTTTAGTAGGTGAATTGACTATGCCAATGTCTATTGCAACATTTGGTGGGTCTATAGGGCTAAATCCAGCATCTAAGATTTCACTTGAAATACTTAATAATCCTAATGCGATAGAGTTAGCAAAAATAGCAGTAGCATTGGGACTAGCACAAAACTTTGCAGCATTAAGAGCTTTAGTTACAGAAGGTATACAAAAAGGACATATGAAGTTACAGGCAAATTCAGTTGCCATATTTGCTGGTGCAAATGATAGTGAAGTAGATATGGTAGTTGATCGTATGTTGAAAGCAAAAGAAATAAATATACAAAAAGCAAAAGAAATATTAGGAGATATTAGAAATGCAAGCAATAGCTAAGGTTATACTATTTGGTGAACATAGTGTAGTATATGGTAAAAAAGCATTAGCCATACCAATAAAGGAGCTAAAGTTAAGAGTAAAAAAACAAGAAGGAAAGTGTTATCAAGATGAGCATGTGGAATATATAAAGGGATTGGTAAATTTAAAGGGATACTTAAATGTACAGTCTAATATTCCAATATCACGAGGTCTTGGTTCATCAGCAGCACTGTCTATTGCAATAGCAAGATTAGCTGGTGCAGATGAGAAAATCATATCAACTTTAGCCGAAAAAAAAGCACATGGTAATCCAAGTGGTATAGATAGTGCCGTTATATCAACAGAAAAAGCATTGGTTTTTCAAAAAGGTAGAGAAAATATCTATATAGATAAAAAAATAGGTGCATATCTTCTAATTATGGATAGTGGTATACAGTCTAGTACAAAAGAGGCTGTTGAAAATGTAAAGAAATTAAATAGAATGGATTTAATAGATGAATTGGGAGATATTACAGAAAAAGCAATAGGTCACTTTATGCATGATAATGTATATAGTCTTGGGACTCTAATGAAAAAGGCACAAAATATCTTAGTTAAATTAAAATTAAGTAATGAAAAAATAGATAGGATAGTAAAAAAAGCCAATTACTATAGCCTAGGCTCTAAAATTACAGGTTCTGGTTTAGGTGGTTGTGTAATTTCCTTATTCACATCTAAAAAAAAGGCGAATAAGTTGAGAAAGAAAATAAAAAAAGAAGGAGTAGTGAATTCTTGGATAGTTTCAGTATAGCATTTATGAATATTGCAATGATAAAATATTGGTGCAAGGACAAGTATACACCATACCTTAGGCCATTAGTACCAAGTTTATCAATATTAGCAAAAAATATGTATACAAAGACAAAAATAGAAAAAAGTGACAAGGATATTTTTGTATTAAACGATGTAGTACAGGATGAGTTTGAGACAAAAAAAGTTTTTTCATTTGTAGATAAGGTTGTAAATAGGAAAGAAAAATTAAAGATAAGTAGTATAAATACCATGCCAACAGCAGCAGGACTTGCATCAAGTTCATCAGCTTATGCGGCATTAACTATGGAACTTAATAGATACTTTGATTTAAAGTTAACTAGAAATATGATGGCAAAAATATCAAGTCAAGGTTCAGGATCTTCTGCACGTTCTTTTTACAACATCTGTGCTTATACAAAAGATTGTAACATATATGAAGTTCCTACAAATTTAGACCTATTAATGCTTGCGATAATAGTGTCTAGTGAAAAGAAAAAGATAAGTAGTAGAGATGCTATGAATATATGCAAAAATACAAGTAGGGATATACGTAAATGGGAGAGAAAGAATAAGGTATATTTCTTAAATGCCAAAAAAGCGTTAAAAGAAAATGACTTTGATAGTTTAGGTATAAATATGGAAAAGAGTACGGAATTTATGCATAAGACCATGTTATCTTCAAAGCCAAGCTTTACATATTTAACTCCTAGATCAAAAGAGATAATATGGAAGATAAAAGAATTAAGAAAAAAAGGGCTTAATATATACTATACAACAGATGCAGGGCCTAATGTTAAGGTACTATTACAATCAAAAGATAAAGATAAAGTTATTAATATACTAAAAAGTATATTTAAAGAAAAGGTAGTAGAATGTTAGTTAAAGCTATGTCTAAGGTGTATATTGCAGGGGAATATGCAATATTAAAAAAAGATGCTTATGCAATTTTAGCACCAGTAAAAAAATATACGTATGTAGAAGTAGAAAAATCAGATAGGTTAATAGTTAATAGTAGCGTGGAAGATAAGGACGATTTACTTAAATACGCAAGAGAACAAGCCTTTGGATATGTAGGTAAGACTTGTACATTAAAGTATACTTACAAAACAGACCTATACTCAGGTGGTATGAAATTGGGACTTGGTTCTTCAGCTAGTGTTGTAGTTGTGACAATAAAGGCAATATTAGAATACTTTAAAGTACCTTATACAAAAGATAATCTATTTTTACTAAGTGTTAGAGCCTTAAAAAAAGCAGGGAGCAATGGATCTATGGGTGATGTTGCTTGTATATGTTTTGAAGATTTGATAAGGTATAAGAGGATAGATGAAGATGAAAATTATGAAATAAAGGCTATAAAACCAAGGGGTAATTTAAAAATTAATTTACTTCATGCAGGGATTAGTGCAAGCACTACAAAACAAGTACAAAAGGTAGAAAAATATTTTAACACAAAGGAATATATAGACTTTACAAATTTATCAAATAAGTATACTTTAGACTTAGAAAAAGCTATTACAACAGGTGATAGCCTAAGGGTTAAAGAGGACATATACAAATTAAGAAACAATTTAAAATATTTAGAACAATTTACTAATTTAACTATACATAGCAAAGTGTTAGAAGAATTAATAGGGGATAAAAAAGAGCGTAAAACTAGTGGAGCAGGTTTAGGAGATTTTGTAATAGAAGTGAGGTTAGATTATGATGAAAAAAGATCAACATATGAAGTATGCTTTGGAATGTGAGTATTTAGACTCTCTTAATTCGGTAAAATTACGTTATGTAAGTTTACCTAGTATTAATATACAAGATGTGGACATATCTACAAAATTCTGTGGTATGGATTTCAAGTATCCATTCTTTGTTAACGCTATGACAGGTGGTAGTAAAAAGGCAGATGAGATAAACAAAAGGTTAGAAAATATTTGCACTACACTACATATTTTTCTTTTCACAGGTTCATTTAGTCCAGCCTTAAAAGAAGATACTTTCTATTACCCTAAGAATATGGGAGTAAACATTGGTGCAGATAAGAAGTTAGATGATATGCAAATTGCAATAGAAAAAACAAATGCAAAAATACTACAAATACACTTAAATCCTATACAAGAATTTATGATGGAAAATGGAACAACTAATTTTAGTGATTGGTCAAATAATATTAAAGCAGCAATAGATAATATTTCTATCCCTTTGATTATAAAAGAAACAGGATTTGGGATGTCTAGCTATACTATAGAAAAATTACTTAAGTTAGGTGTTAAAACAATAGATATTAGCTCTAAGGGTGGAACAGATTTCTCATATATAGAAGACAGAAGAAGAAATACTAAAAGAGAATACCTATATGAGTTTGGATATACATTAAAGGAAAGTTTGTTAACATCTATACCATATATGGATAGATTAGAAGTAATAGCATCTGGTGGTATAAATAACCCTATGCAAATAGTAAAGTGTCTTGCTATGGGTGCAAAAGCTGTAGGTGTTACAGGCTTTATACTAAAACAATTAGAAGAAAAAAGTGATCATGAAATAATACGTATGTTACGTTCATGGATATCTGAAATACAGGCAATTATCTGTATGACAGACTCAAAAAAATTAGAAGAATTAAAAGGTAAATGGGAGGATAAAAAATGTTAAAACCTATGGGAGATAGAGTTTTAGTTATACAATTAGATTATGAAACAAAGACAAAAAGTGGAATAATATTAAACGATACTACTAAAACAGAAATTACAAAGGCAAAGGTTGTAGAAACAAGTAATGACAAAGAAAATATCAAAAAAGATGATATAGTATATTTTTCAAAGTACAAAGGTGAGGTCATAAAGTACGATGAAAAAGAATATATGTTGGTTGAAATAAAGGACATATTAGCAAAGGAGCAAAAGTAAATGAGCAAAATTATTAAATTTAATGAAACAGCAAGAGAAGCACTTAAAAAAGGAGTTAATACTTTAGTTGATTCAGTTAAGGTGACATTAGGGCCTAAAGGTAGAAATGTTGTACTAGATAGAGGTTTTGGAGCACCAATAATAACTAATGATGGGGTTACTATTGCAAGAGAAATTGAATTAGATGATCCTATTGAAAATATGGGGGCTCAAATTGTAAAAGAAGTTGCAACTAAAGCTAATGATATTGCAGGTGATGGAACAACAACAGCTACAGTATTAGCAGGGAGTATAATAAACCAAGGGTTAGAATTAGTATCAAATGGTAAAAACCCAGTTCTAATTAGAAAAGGTATAGAAAAAGCAGGACAAGAAGTAGTCAAAGAATTAAAAAAGATTGCAAGACCTGTTAAATCTGATAATGAAATAAAAAATGTTGCAACTGTATCTGCAAATAGTGAACACATAGGAGAATTAATACTAAAAGCTATAGAAAAAGTAGGAAAGACTGGTATATTAACAGTTGAAGAATCAAGATCACTTGAAACTACTTTAGAAATAGTAGAAGGTATGCAATTTGATAATGGTTATCTATCACCATATATGGTTACTGACACACAAAGAATGAGTGCAAATTTGGAAAATCCATACATACTACTAACTGATAAAAAGATTAATAGTATGAAAGAAATACTACCTGTACTAGAAAAAGTTGTAGAAACTTCAAAGCCATTGGTAATAGTAGCAGATGATATAGAAGCAGAAGTTGTTGCAACATTAGTGGTTAATAAGATAAGAGGTTCTATTAACGTAATAGCAGTAAAAGCACCAGCATTTGGTCAAAGAAGAAAAGATATGCTAGAAGATATAGCTATACTAACAGGTGCACAAGTAATATCTGAAGATAAGTCTATGAAATTAGAAGATGCAACTTTAGATGATTTAGGTCAAGCCAAAAATGTTACCATAACTAAAGAAAAAACAACTATAGTCGATGGTAAGGGATACAAGGAAGAAATAAAGGCAAGACAAGAACAATTGAAGAATTTAATAAAAGAAACAAAGTCAGACTATGAAAAAGAAAAATTACAAGAAAGATTAGGTAAGATATCTGATGGAATAGGAGTAATAAGGGTAGGTGCTGCAACTGAAACTGAAATGAAAGAAATGAAAATGCGTATAGAAGATGCACTATCTGCTACAAAAGCTGCAATAGAAGAAGGAGTAGTAATAGGTGGTGGAGTAGTACTAGCAAAGATTTCTAATTTAATTTCAAACTTAGACCTAGGTGGAGAAGAAAATTTAGGAGTAAGTATAGTAAGAAATGCATTAAATGAACCTTTAAAACAAATAGTAATAAATGCAGGATTAGATGCAGAAGAAGTATTAGAAAAAGTAATTAATGGTGGAGAAAATATAGGGTTTGATGCTTCAAATGAAGAATATGTAGATATGATAGAAAAAGGTATATTAGATCCAGCCAAAGTAACAAGAGCAGCAATACAAAATGCCGTGTCTGCAGGTTCGGTATTCATAACTACAGAAGTAGCAATTGCAGATGTAAAAACTGAAGAAAAAAATAATGTAATGGGGTAGAACATGAAAATTTCAAGTAGAGTAAAAAATATGCAATATTCTCCAGTGAGAAAATTAGTTCCATTAGCAGATAAAGCTAGAAAAGAAGGTGTTACTGTATATGGATTTCATATAGGGCAGCCAGATGTAAAAACGCCTGATTCATTCTTTAATGGAGTAGCAAATTATCAAGAAAAAATAGTTAAATATACTAATTCACAAGGATTACCAGAACTATTAGATGCATTTTATGAATCTTATGCTAAAAGTGGTATTAATATACAAAGAGATGATATAGTAATAACTAATGGTGGGAGTGAAGCATTACAATTTGCAATAACTGTAATATGTAACGAGTCAGATGAAGTGCTAGTGCCTGAGCCATATTACTCAAATTATGATAGTTTCTTAAGAATAGCAGATGCTAAATTAGTTCCTATAGAAACTAAATTGGAAGATGGATATAGATTACCCAAAAAAGGTGAAATAACAAAGTTAATAAATTCAAAAACACGTGCTATACTTTTTTCTAATCCATGCAATCCAACAGGTGTAGTATTAAATGATGAAGAAATAGAAATGTTAAAGCAAATTGCTCTAGAATACGATTTATACTTGATATCTGATGAGGTATACAAGCAATTTATCTATGATAAATCATGTAAATTCACATCAATTATGAATGTAGAGGGGATAGAGGATAGAGCTATACTAGTAGATAGTATATCTAAACACTATAGTGCTTGTGGTGCTAGAATAGGTGTAGTTGCTTCAAGAAATAAGGAGTTTATGGCAGAAGTTCTAAAGTTATGCCAAGCAAGATTATCTGTTTCTACAATAGAACAGTATGCAACTACAAGTCTACTTAGTGGAATAGACTTATACATGAATGATGTTAGGAAGGAATATAGAAAAAGAAGGGATACCATGTGCTCTATTTTAAATAAAATAGAGGGTGTAAGTGTATGTAAACCAGATAGTGCTTTCTATGTTCTGGTAAAATTACCAGTTGATGATATAGAAAAGTTTGCTAAATGGTTACTAGAAGAGTTCAGATACAAAAATCAGACATTGATGTTTGCAACAGGGCCTGGATTTTATTCTAGAGAACATCACGATAAAGGTATACAAGAAGCAAGATTTTCATTTTGCTCATATAATCCAGATGAGATTATACGAGGAATTGATGTACTAAAACAAGCGTTAAAGGAATATAAAGGAAGAATATGAGAAG
It encodes:
- the mvaD gene encoding diphosphomevalonate decarboxylase, translating into MDSFSIAFMNIAMIKYWCKDKYTPYLRPLVPSLSILAKNMYTKTKIEKSDKDIFVLNDVVQDEFETKKVFSFVDKVVNRKEKLKISSINTMPTAAGLASSSSAYAALTMELNRYFDLKLTRNMMAKISSQGSGSSARSFYNICAYTKDCNIYEVPTNLDLLMLAIIVSSEKKKISSRDAMNICKNTSRDIRKWERKNKVYFLNAKKALKENDFDSLGINMEKSTEFMHKTMLSSKPSFTYLTPRSKEIIWKIKELRKKGLNIYYTTDAGPNVKVLLQSKDKDKVINILKSIFKEKVVEC
- a CDS encoding mevalonate kinase, with product MLVKAMSKVYIAGEYAILKKDAYAILAPVKKYTYVEVEKSDRLIVNSSVEDKDDLLKYAREQAFGYVGKTCTLKYTYKTDLYSGGMKLGLGSSASVVVVTIKAILEYFKVPYTKDNLFLLSVRALKKAGSNGSMGDVACICFEDLIRYKRIDEDENYEIKAIKPRGNLKINLLHAGISASTTKQVQKVEKYFNTKEYIDFTNLSNKYTLDLEKAITTGDSLRVKEDIYKLRNNLKYLEQFTNLTIHSKVLEELIGDKKERKTSGAGLGDFVIEVRLDYDEKRSTYEVCFGM
- the fni gene encoding type 2 isopentenyl-diphosphate Delta-isomerase → MMKKDQHMKYALECEYLDSLNSVKLRYVSLPSINIQDVDISTKFCGMDFKYPFFVNAMTGGSKKADEINKRLENICTTLHIFLFTGSFSPALKEDTFYYPKNMGVNIGADKKLDDMQIAIEKTNAKILQIHLNPIQEFMMENGTTNFSDWSNNIKAAIDNISIPLIIKETGFGMSSYTIEKLLKLGVKTIDISSKGGTDFSYIEDRRRNTKREYLYEFGYTLKESLLTSIPYMDRLEVIASGGINNPMQIVKCLAMGAKAVGVTGFILKQLEEKSDHEIIRMLRSWISEIQAIICMTDSKKLEELKGKWEDKKC
- a CDS encoding co-chaperone GroES; this translates as MLKPMGDRVLVIQLDYETKTKSGIILNDTTKTEITKAKVVETSNDKENIKKDDIVYFSKYKGEVIKYDEKEYMLVEIKDILAKEQK
- the groL gene encoding chaperonin GroEL (60 kDa chaperone family; promotes refolding of misfolded polypeptides especially under stressful conditions; forms two stacked rings of heptamers to form a barrel-shaped 14mer; ends can be capped by GroES; misfolded proteins enter the barrel where they are refolded when GroES binds), with translation MSKIIKFNETAREALKKGVNTLVDSVKVTLGPKGRNVVLDRGFGAPIITNDGVTIAREIELDDPIENMGAQIVKEVATKANDIAGDGTTTATVLAGSIINQGLELVSNGKNPVLIRKGIEKAGQEVVKELKKIARPVKSDNEIKNVATVSANSEHIGELILKAIEKVGKTGILTVEESRSLETTLEIVEGMQFDNGYLSPYMVTDTQRMSANLENPYILLTDKKINSMKEILPVLEKVVETSKPLVIVADDIEAEVVATLVVNKIRGSINVIAVKAPAFGQRRKDMLEDIAILTGAQVISEDKSMKLEDATLDDLGQAKNVTITKEKTTIVDGKGYKEEIKARQEQLKNLIKETKSDYEKEKLQERLGKISDGIGVIRVGAATETEMKEMKMRIEDALSATKAAIEEGVVIGGGVVLAKISNLISNLDLGGEENLGVSIVRNALNEPLKQIVINAGLDAEEVLEKVINGGENIGFDASNEEYVDMIEKGILDPAKVTRAAIQNAVSAGSVFITTEVAIADVKTEEKNNVMG